GCCGTGCCACGGCCGGGGACGCGCCCGGCCGCGACGGCGCCGGCCACCGCGTCACCGGGCACCGTGAACAGCGCGGATACGCGCAGCAGTTGGGCCCACGCGGCGACGCGCCCCCTCACCGGGCCTCCCCGGCGCGGACGGCACCGGCCGCCTCCTGCCCGCCGTCGGGCGTGAGGCGCTGGGCGAGGCCGAGCAGCTCGCGCCACTGGCCCGGCAGGTCGCCGGGGCCGTTGTCGGGGTCCTTGAAGTAGAAGCCGAGGCCCTCCACGGGACCGGTGAGGCCCGCCTCGTCGGCGCGGGCCAGCAGCCGGGCCAGGTCGAGGACGAGGGGCGCGGCGAGCGCCGAGTCGCAGCCTTGCCAGATGGTCTGGAGGACCATGCGGGAGCCGAGGAAGCCGTCGAAGGCGATGTGGTCCCAGGCGGTCTTCCACTCCCCCATCGCCGGGACGTCGTCGATGTGCACCTCGCCCTCGGGCAGGTGGCCGAGGTTGTCGGCGAGCACGCGTTCCTTGCCCGCGTTCTTGGCGGCTGCCGCCGCCGGGTCGGCGAGCGCGGCACCGTCCCCGCCGCCCAGCAGGTTGCTGCCGGACCAGGCGCGCACCGCGAGCGAGCGCTGCGCGAACATCGGTGCGAGCACGGAGCGCAGGAGCGTCTGGCCCGTCTTGCCGTCCCGCCCGGCGAAGGGCACCCGCGCCGTGCGGGCGGCCTCCGCCAGGCGGGGGTGGTGCAGGCCGGTGGAGGGCGTGAAGTTGACGTACGCGCACCCGGCGCGCAGCGCGGCGGCGGCATAACGGGAGCTGGGCGGCAGGGGCGCGTCGTGGGGCGGGTGGGGTTCGGTGCTGGCGACGTTGATGACGACGGTGCGCGCCAGCTCGTTCTCGCGGGTGAACGCGGTCAGGTCGGCGGCGTAGGTGTCTATCAGCTCCTCCTCGCCGCGCGGGTCGGTGGCGGTGGCGCCGGGGCGTATCGCCGCGTCGGCGGCGGCGAGTTCGGCGTGCAGCGCGGAGGGCAGTCCGTAGGGCAGGACCCCCGCCTCGGCGAGGATCTCGGCACGCTTGGGCAGGGGGCAGGAGACGGTGTCGTGGCCGC
This sequence is a window from Streptomyces sp. NBC_01775. Protein-coding genes within it:
- a CDS encoding inositol-3-phosphate synthase, whose amino-acid sequence is MTDAHQIPRARTGVWLVGARGSVATTALTGAAALAAGLHPPTGMVTETAPFAPCSLPPLDTLVFGGHDTVSCPLPKRAEILAEAGVLPYGLPSALHAELAAADAAIRPGATATDPRGEEELIDTYAADLTAFTRENELARTVVINVASTEPHPPHDAPLPPSSRYAAAALRAGCAYVNFTPSTGLHHPRLAEAARTARVPFAGRDGKTGQTLLRSVLAPMFAQRSLAVRAWSGSNLLGGGDGAALADPAAAAAKNAGKERVLADNLGHLPEGEVHIDDVPAMGEWKTAWDHIAFDGFLGSRMVLQTIWQGCDSALAAPLVLDLARLLARADEAGLTGPVEGLGFYFKDPDNGPGDLPGQWRELLGLAQRLTPDGGQEAAGAVRAGEAR